CAAAAACCCTGCTGGGGGCAGACAAGCAGGAGTGCAGGGGGAGGAAGGGTGTCCTCCGTGCCTGAAAGAGCGGGGAGGCTTTGCTCTCAGGCGCCTTTCACCCACAGTGCAGAAGAGGAACAGAAACAGTGGGGGTAGGGAAGACACGGTAGGGTGAGGGTCCGTTCCAGAGTGACTGGCGAGCCACACAGTCTTTGCACCAGGTGGCCCCGCACGTCCTCAGTACAACTTTATTGGGGCCAGAGGTCCTCTGGGGCCACCTCCACACCAATCACAGTCAtgggaaaacaagagaaacaaaaacctcaatgttcaaccacatcttcttttccccagtacacacacacagccactcTCTCCGtggctcatttctttctctcttttcagtcCCTTTTGGCTCGACTGGATGACCTCTCAGGTTCCTTAGGAGTCTGAGATTTCGAGAATCCTGGCATTCCCACGACCAGTGTCCCAGGCCATCAGCACCAGATGTGGCCCAGGAAAGATGGGAAGAGATTTGGAAAACAATGACGCGAAGAGATTCGGGGGAATCTAACAGCTCTGCAAGACCCGCTTGTCAGTTACTTCTCTTTCCACCCTCTCTTGCCCCCAGGCCCCCTCTGggccgcctccctccccctcgTGGGTGATCTTTTATGGGAATTTACTTGAATTTTCACTctactttaattcattttgatttttatccGAGGGGTGGCTGGCTGTCTTAGAAGAGCAggagactcttgacctcagggtcatgagtccgagccccacgttgggtatagagcgtacttaaaaacaataataataatttctaaccaaatgaaatattagagaaatagctgccccccactcctcccaAAAAAAGCTGGTTCCAGAGTCCAATTCAGAGATTTAGGGGATTATAGAATTTATACTGTGATCTTCTTTTACTAATAATCAAGGGCTAATTTTTCCAGAGATGAGAGCGCTCTCTGTGATCCCATTAGCCTTCTCTGCCAAGGATCAAGGCTGAGAAACGGTGGCCGCTGGCCCCGAATGAGGACTAAAATGGGAGTCACAGATGACAGCCAGTCCTGGGCTTCTTCAACCAGACCACACTAGGCAAAAGGAAGGATGACAGGCGATTTTTCTGCTGAAGGAAGTTCAGGTAGGGGTGTGGGGTTATCTGGGGAAACCCAATTCCCAGCAGTCCCCACCCAAGCCTCCGGGTGGGAGAAGAGAACGTGGCCCTGTATTATAACGGATGCCTTCCACAGACCAGAAAAAGCTCTTTATAGAGTGCGGGACGGTCCAGAGCAGCTCTAACTGCTGAGCCAAGGGGAGACCCAGAAAGGGCAGACTCTGGGCCACAGCAGGGAGGCCGTGCTACAGGCAGGCATGTGGACTCGTGGCTCGGGACGGAGCGCAGCCCTGGCCACAGGCGCTGGCTGCAGAAACACGCTGAGGAGGTCCAGCGGGCTGGAGGGCTCTGCGTGTCCTGTCTGCGCCTCTCCCAGGGGGCCTGTTGCTCAGGATCCTCGCCCTGGCTTGTCCCTCCTGAAGGGAGTTAATAAAGTGGAAAGAAACGTGGCTCTTGCCAAGAGCCCCTGGCGGTTTAGCAAATGCCATTGTCTGTGCTCCCTGGCCAGTGTCCGGGATTTGAGGCTGTTTTGTTCCCGGCCCAAATCAGTCCCTTTCCTGGCCAGTCTCTCCCCAGCTgcagcctggcacagagccatCGCCTGCTTTCAGCCTTGGGCGGCAAGAGCACGAGCCGTCTGGGGGAGTCTGGCCAGCTGGTGGCTTCACGGAGGCTGGGGCTGCAGGGAAGGACGGTGTGCAGCGCTGATGAAGGCAGGCAGTGGAGCACTGGGGCTGCTGgaaaggaggagcagggaggactCAGCAGAGCCCCGAGGAAAGGAGATGGCGGGGAAGGGGACGCGGTGGAGGGGGCTGAAAACCTGTCACCGCCGCAGTTCCGACCCGTGCTTCTGAGGGTACAAGAGCCTCTGCTGTGTTGGGCTCTCGGACATCTCCCCCTGTCTTGGCAGGGGACCAGCGTTTAGGACCCGAAGAGCACCTCTAATGCCCTTCAAGATGCGGGGGCTTCTGgcccctgggaggcagggctggtgtGCCACGCGGCACCTGCAGCTCCCCGGGCAGTGGCGTGGCCGGGCGGCTGCTGTGACAGGTGCCAGAGACACAGCATGGAAGGGAGGAACACGCCCTCGTCCAGCGGGTAAACTGTGCCCAGCGCTCAGGGCACACCCAGCCTCTACTGGCCCCGTAAGCCTTCTTTGTCCGATCctggccctcctgcctccctgctgAGACCAGTGTGGGCCTGGAGGTGGAAGAGGCGTCGGGAGAGAAGCATGGCAGCCAGGGCCACGGCTCTTTCTGGAAGGTGAGCAGTTGTTCTCAGCGGCCCTGACATCCTTTCTGAACCTTCCACCTCCTTCTTCACACCCCTTGCCTTCCTTcgttttgttaaaatataaatgtctgCTAACCACACGTACCTCCCAGGGACCAAACCTTACTAATGACAGCAATAACAGTCGCGGTTACGATTTCTTGAAGGTTTACGGTGTGCCTGGGGCTACGTAGATGTACCATCTCGCTTAGTTCCCATCAGAAACCGAGATCAGAGGAGCTAAGCAGCTCGCCCAAGGTCAGCTGGCTGGTGAGATTTGGATTCAAACTCGGGTTCAACTTCAAAGCCCCTGTTATTAACCACTCCTGTCGTATCTTGCAACAGGCATGAAACTCTGCGTTTAAAATGCCAACAGCCTCTTCCACGCTGACCACCTGGCAGTTGTCAAGACCGTCTTTCTCCTTCACTAAAGTAAAGGCCCCTCAAGGGCAACGACGTGCCGGACGCATTATCTCACCTAATCCTCACAACACTGCAAGGAAGACAGTATTATcggccccatttcacagacggggAAACGAGCTGAGGAGGGTTCAGGCGCTCACCGGGGCCACTCGGCTGGGAGGTGGTGAGCTGGGCCTGGAGTCGGCCAGTCCGGCCAGAGCCGGAGTGCTCCACGGAGAACCACCCTGCTCCCCCGCTTGTGGGAGAAACGGgcaaactggggggggggggggggcacgtttCTTGCGCCCCTGAAACTACAGGTCAAGAGCCAGAGCCGCCCAgcggggaggaggcaggagggtgggCCCTGACTCCCCGGCCGATCTGTGCAAATGGGGTGCCGAGGATGAGCGTGTGTGGCGGGGCTGAGGCCCGGGAGAGGGGCTGGGCGGTGAATCGAGTCCCTACACGGCATTTATGGAACAGCTGcgaacacacagacacacgaTACTACTTATACCCACGATCTGGGCTGAGAAAGGGAAGCTGAGGGCAAGATGACCGAAGCCCCGTCACAGTTCAGCAGAGGAAGGTCACACGTGACTTTGGAGAAGAAACCGGCCCCTGCAGCATTGATGTCGTGGGGGTCTAGGGCCGGGGGGCCAGCCCGCTCCAAGCAAGCCCGGCTTAGCATCAGGATGCCCAGCACTGGGCGAGATCTCAGCAGCTGCCTGTGCCTCTGTCCGTGCCAAGTGCCTTTTGGAGGAGACTCGGCTGGACAGGCCCTCCGTTTTACTCCGGCCACTGCTGACTCCTGACAGCCCCTCCTTCCATCCgcccgccccctgccctccaTTTGTTCCCCGAGCTCTCATCTCCCCCAACCTATCAGTCCCCCCACCGCCAACACGCTCTTCCTCCTCACCTGGATGTTCCTTTTGGTGATGTCCCTGGTCAGCTGTGCCTTGCCCGTGCTGGGGTCCACGCCGGCCAGCGGCACCATGACCTCCCCGATGACGTCGTCCCGGGAGAAGCGGTCAAAGCTGAGGACGAGGAAGTGGAGCACCAGGTCTTGCAGCTGGCTGTACGGGATGCCGTAGAAGGTGAAGGTCTCGTCAAACACGGGGTCCAGGGTCTTCCGCAACACTCTGGTCTTCACCCGATGCCGCTTGTCGGGAAGGATGGTCATTTTGATGTAGGGGTCGGAGCCCTGGGTCTGTTCATCCATCACCGGCAGCCCGTGAGCCTCCTGGATTGTCACCACCAGCGCTTTTTTCGGGAAGTTATAGTCCACCGAGAAGGTGAGGGATCCTAGCATGACGTCCTCCTCCGGAGACGACGGAGAAGTGGTTTTGCTCTCCCCAGGGGTCAGGCTCGCGACGGGGCTCCTCAGTTCTTCCCCATAGTCCACTTTAATAGGTAGCTGGTCCATACAAGATCCAGAGCTGGGGCCCCCGGGGCTTTTGTCTCGGCCCAGCAGGCCAGCCTCTGCCGCGTCCACCAGCACGCTCCCACGCCCCCCTTCCCTCCCGGGGCCGTCTTTGTCTCTCCGCactttgatgattttcttcttGTTGCTGAGGGTCTCTGGGTATATGCTGATGCCTTTGAGCATGTGGATAAACTTATAGGGGGGGGTCTTGTGCTTCTTCTCTGCCCGCTGGTGGCAGCATGTCCACACGAAGACGGTCACCGAGACGCACACCACAAGCACGGACGCCCCGACGAGGCCGGCCACCACTGGCGACACATCTGCAGGTGGAGACCAGAGACGCGTCAAAGCAGGTGGACCTCAACCCCCGTCTGCAGCTCCTCCACTGGGGGCCTCTGCGAAGCCAAGGCAATCTGGCACCTGCACCGCCAATCCGGCCCGTCTGGGCTTGAGAACCTCCCCTCTCCCGGGGATGCCCCGCGCCATCCCCTCCCACCAACCACGGCTTTTCCTTTCCACCAAACCCGGTGGAGTCTTTCTCTTCTCCAGGAAGCCATCTGGGAAGGGCCCCACCCGACTCCCCGTTCTTTCCCTGGCCCTCTCGCAGCACTTAAGGACTTGGGTCGCTCCTACTGATTTGAGATTCACATAAAGCTACCTTGTAGGTGTTACAAAGTCACCTCTACCTCCACTGTTACACAACGCTCAAGGGCACAGGCTGCGTCTGGCTTCGGGAGAATATTCCACAGCATCCAGCACAGGGTTTGCCGTGGGCCTGTGCGGGCCGCCTGGCAGCTGGGGTAGAAGAATGTAGGGCTGAGCCTGGGTGGTTTGGGGAGTGCGCTCAAGGGTGGTAAAAAGAAGTCTGGatctgagtattttattttattttttttttaattttttttttcaacattttttatttttatttttgggacagagagagacagagcatgaacgggggaggggcagagagagagggagacacagaatcggaaacaggctccgggctccgagccgtcagcccagagcccgacgcggggctcgaactcacggaccgcgagatcgtgacctggctgaagtcggacgcttaaccgactgcgccacccaggcgcccctggatctgagtattttaaaaatacattccaaaTTTCAGCTCCCAGTTCCCAATGCTTGCATCTTAAATAGGAAGAAACAGGGACTGTGCAAAATGTCAGCtctttgctcaaatatcacctcggcaaggccttccctgaccaccctaccTCAAAGCTCAACTGTCTTCCCACCTAGACCCCCCGCTGGGGTCCTACCCTGTGTCATCGTCTCCATAGGTCTTATCTGTCTCACACATGGCAAAACACATGCGTGTGTGCACCCCCATAATATATATAggaacacacacacgtgtataatTTTACTACAGTAAATAACTTCTTCGCTAAAGAGTAAGTTTCATGAGAACAGGGATTTTGTCTGTTGGGTTCATTTCTGTATCCCCAATGTTGAAAACACAAACGTGTACTTGGTACGTATTTGTTGCACGAACAGATAACTAAAGAGAAACAGAccgtttccttcccttcctctactcTTGTCCTTTCCCACACAAGCTGGGACCCTAACAAGTTTGGGGTTTCTTTTGCCCTTTAAGTTCACTGAAGCCAAACTGGATTTGGGCCTTAAAGGTCTAGATAAGGCCTCTGGTTGCCCACATTACTTTTTGGGGAAGCCATGCGTAGGGCAGGGAGGACTAAGGAAATAAACGTGACTTCAACATATTCCAGATTCTTCCTAAAACATCCCTCCACAGCTATCTGCCCAGCTCACTGCCTCACCAACTGCAGACCTCTGCTCCAATCTTACCTTATCAGAGCAGCATTTCCTGGCTGCCCCAAGTGAGATAATATGCCCAtcactctgctttatttttcctcatagAACTTAGTACTCCTGACATATATTCATCTGTCCTCCTTACTAGATAAGATTAGCAATAGTGACTGTCTGTTTTGAtcactgctatatccccaggTCCTAGAACCATGCGGTACATAGTAAGTAGTCATTGAAGAAATGAATTAGTGAGTTCACGACAGCCTccacagacaggaaaaaaaaaggagtccgTATGATTACATACATCAGGGATAAATGTAAAATTCTATATTGGCCTTCAAAAACCTGTTGATACACAATGGGAGGCCTTACTTAACAGGTCTGAGCAGAAATAATCTAGTTGTTTATTCCGAAGTATAATTAGGCTGATGCCAACCTATACCAGGAGTATGATGTCCCGATGACAGGGTTGGGGGGGTAGCATAATTTAATCTGCACTGGGATAACATATATGGAGTGTTCTGTCTGGCAATGACAAGAATAAAAATCGCTATTTTTCTGTGTGCATTTATTGTGTCCTTGCCTTGTTCTAGAGCTCTCTCTGAATCAATGAATTCACTGACTAGGTACCACTAATATCCTCACTTTATAACTGAGGAACCTGGGGGCTCAAATCTGCCATAGGCCACGAGGTAGCAAATGGCGGTGATGGGATCCAAACCCTGGTCTGCCTGACCCCAGAGGACCTCTTCATTAATGGATAATCAAGATAGTAAAAGCCCTGGAAACCATATCAAATGAGGAAAAGTTGAAGGAATGGGAGCTGAGGGTTCTGGGAATAACAACTTTCTTCAATTATTCAAGGCATTTTGATGGAAAAGGTCTGATTTGACTTTACAAAGAGGACAGGTCTAGCACCGGTGCATACAAGCTACAGGAAGacagattctgactcagtgaAAAGAGTCAAATTATTATTAGTTCAGCCTCACAATGGCCCAGATTGCTTCATAAGGCAGTGAACCTCCAACTGAAAACTTCTGGAGGTTTGATCACCGTTGGTCAGGCATATTCTAAGAGAGATCTCTTCAGGAGAGATTGGACTAAATGTCTCTTAAGTTCTTTCTCCAACATCCCATGATGCTATGAAAGTTGGGATCAGGCAAGAAAAGGAGACATTACATTTTTCAATAATATTAAGGAGTGAAGCCATTAACCAAATAAACCAAGgtttaaataataatagtgtttattctcatatattaagtgaaataagagttGTTAGTGACAGGTTTCATAAAACAGGAACAGCCttggtggtaagctccttgaaggcacgTGGAAATAACATGCTGTCCATCTTTGAGTCCCTGAGGCTTTGCATTTaataggagctcagtaaatatttgtttgacCAACTGATTGGATTCAGTTGTCAATCAGAATGGGCACAATGTGAAAAAGTGGCTTTCCATTCACCACCGACCAGGGACATTCCTGAAAACTGCTTGCTACTGACTAATGACAGTGAACACCGGTTGCCTCCATGAGAAGAGGAAAGCAGGAAACCGACAAGACAGGCACATTTTTGACAATGATGTGAAAGGGAGGTGTAAAGGCCTCGGCTGGGGACACTGGAGTAATCCTTTTGGCTCCACTATAGATCTACTCTGTGATCTCGCAACAACCCACTACTGCTTATAATGCCTCCACGTCTGCGGTTAGAAGATGGAGATGGAGGTGGGGGgcgcgcctggggggctcagtcagttgggcgtccgacttcggctcgggtcatgatctcgcggtttgcgagtgcgggccccgtgtcgggctctgtgctgacagcccagagcctggagcctgcttccgattctgtgtctcctctctctgcccctcccctgctcatgctctgtctcaaaaataaataaaaacattaaaaaaataatagtaataaaaaagaagatgggggtgggatgggtagagagaagaggaaggactcCCACTTTCAGGGGGATAGAGAAGGGAACAAAGACAAGCAGATGAAGCCATCCGTGGCTTATCCAGCTGCTCTCCTCTACCTGGTTTCCCACTCTTGccccattttcttcttcattttcgtATCTGTTaacccctgtctctctcccccacacccaAGGCAGTGAACTAGAAAAAATCAGAGATGCTGAAACTCAGAACCCTCTGTCTTGCTTTAGTCAAAAGCTTGGTGGGAAAAGGAAGTTGGAACTAATGGCTGAAGCCAGCGTTCTAAAGTAGTCGTAAATTGCAGTGACTGCTTGCTCCTTTTGTCCTCCAAGGTCACGGATAATTGAGTGTTGGCTTGGTGTATCTCCCGAGGGCTAAGGCATCTGAAATGAAGTACTCTGTGAGATGTGAGGAAGTCAGAAGTGGCAGCTATGTAGGACCCTCTGTACCCGCCTGAAGACCTGGGAGCCATATTGGGGCTGTGCCCAGCTCTCTCAGCCTTTGACCAGACCCGCTGTTGACA
Above is a window of Neofelis nebulosa isolate mNeoNeb1 chromosome 15, mNeoNeb1.pri, whole genome shotgun sequence DNA encoding:
- the SYT11 gene encoding synaptotagmin-11 encodes the protein MAEITNIRPSFDVSPVVAGLVGASVLVVCVSVTVFVWTCCHQRAEKKHKTPPYKFIHMLKGISIYPETLSNKKKIIKVRRDKDGPGREGGRGSVLVDAAEAGLLGRDKSPGGPSSGSCMDQLPIKVDYGEELRSPVASLTPGESKTTSPSSPEEDVMLGSLTFSVDYNFPKKALVVTIQEAHGLPVMDEQTQGSDPYIKMTILPDKRHRVKTRVLRKTLDPVFDETFTFYGIPYSQLQDLVLHFLVLSFDRFSRDDVIGEVMVPLAGVDPSTGKAQLTRDITKRNIQKCISRGELQVSLSYQPVAQRMTVVVLKARHLPKMDITGLSGNPYVKVNVYYGRKRIAKKKTHVKKCTLNPVFNESFVYDIPPDLLPDISIEFLVIDFDRTTKNEAVGRLILGAHSITTSGAEHWREVCESPRKPVAKWHSLSEY